The proteins below come from a single Prolixibacter sp. NT017 genomic window:
- a CDS encoding 1-deoxy-D-xylulose-5-phosphate reductoisomerase, producing MKNIAILGSTGSIGTQALEVIEKNPDRFTVEVLTANNNTKLLIAQARQFRPNVVVIANEEKYDEVRDALASEPIKVYAGADAVAQVVSMGSVDLVLTAMVGYSGLLPTINAINAGKTIALANKETMVVAGELIVRLANEKKVDILPVDSEHSAIFQCLAGEFMNPIEKVILTCSGGPFHGRTAKELRAVTPEDALKHPSWDMGAKITIDSASLMNKGFEVIEAKWLFGLKPEQIDVVVHPQSIIHSLVQFEDGALKAQLGMPDMRVPIQYALAYPERLASDFPRFRFSDYPTLTFDTPDTENFRNLALSYEALHQGGNIACSLNASNEIAVKAFLDRKIAFTEMACINEAVMMKTSLVNEPSYEDYVETDREARERAVSLVNENS from the coding sequence ATGAAAAACATTGCCATACTGGGTTCAACCGGTTCTATCGGAACACAGGCGCTGGAGGTGATTGAAAAAAATCCCGACCGGTTCACTGTGGAGGTATTGACGGCCAACAACAACACGAAGTTGTTGATTGCGCAGGCGCGTCAGTTCAGGCCCAATGTTGTGGTTATTGCCAACGAAGAAAAATACGACGAGGTCCGCGATGCGCTGGCTTCGGAACCGATTAAAGTATATGCCGGCGCCGATGCGGTGGCACAGGTGGTTTCGATGGGCTCCGTCGATTTAGTGTTGACGGCCATGGTGGGCTATTCCGGCTTGTTGCCGACCATCAATGCCATCAATGCCGGAAAAACCATAGCACTGGCCAACAAGGAAACGATGGTTGTTGCCGGCGAGCTGATTGTGCGACTGGCCAACGAAAAGAAGGTGGATATCCTTCCGGTGGATTCGGAACACTCGGCCATTTTCCAATGCCTGGCCGGCGAGTTCATGAATCCCATCGAGAAAGTGATTCTGACCTGCTCGGGCGGTCCTTTTCACGGAAGAACAGCGAAAGAGTTGAGAGCGGTTACGCCGGAAGATGCGCTGAAGCATCCGAGCTGGGACATGGGCGCGAAAATTACCATCGATTCGGCCTCGCTGATGAACAAAGGTTTTGAAGTGATTGAGGCCAAATGGTTGTTCGGCTTAAAGCCGGAACAGATTGACGTGGTGGTGCATCCGCAGAGTATCATTCACTCGCTCGTTCAGTTTGAGGACGGAGCCTTGAAAGCGCAGCTGGGCATGCCCGATATGCGGGTCCCGATTCAGTACGCATTGGCTTATCCCGAAAGGTTAGCCAGCGATTTCCCTCGCTTCCGGTTCTCTGATTACCCGACACTCACATTCGATACACCCGATACCGAAAATTTTCGTAATCTTGCACTTTCGTATGAGGCTTTGCATCAGGGCGGAAATATCGCCTGTTCACTCAACGCATCCAACGAAATAGCTGTAAAAGCATTCCTCGACAGAAAAATCGCTTTTACCGAGATGGCGTGTATCAATGAGGCAGTTATGATGAAAACTTCGTTGGTGAATGAACCTTCGTACGAAGATTATGTTGAAACCGATCGGGAAGCTCGCGAAAGGGCTGTCTCATTGGTAAATGAAAATAGTTAA